From one Pseudomonadota bacterium genomic stretch:
- a CDS encoding MFS transporter — protein MLVSAKSRSIAILALAEVLAMALWFSASAVVPTFVLEYGLTGTQASLLTSSVQIGFVAGTLASALLALADRFDPRRFFMASCLIAAAANALMLVVPPDTGWVLVLRFITGACMAGVYPVGMKLAASWAKGDLGTLVGIMVGALTLGSAAPHLFNGFGGVDWRFTIATASVAAVAAGLLIRFFQPGPNLGKSPKLDPRLAFKAWTVPSLRLANLGYLGHMWELYAMWAWLIVFLNASFAINPGGSSASGWASFMTFATIGVGGALGCLAGGVIADRWGRTLLTSAAMTLSGACAIVIGFLFGGPPVVLMLVCTVWGFAVVADSAQFSASVAELAEPELVGTMLTAQNCGGFLLTLITIQLVPWVVDLVGWQYAFMFLAIGPAAGVIAMLRLRAHPDARKLAGGRR, from the coding sequence TTGCTGGTATCTGCCAAATCGCGTTCGATCGCCATTCTCGCGCTTGCCGAGGTCCTGGCGATGGCCTTGTGGTTTTCCGCCTCTGCCGTCGTCCCGACCTTTGTTCTGGAGTACGGCCTGACCGGCACACAGGCCTCGCTTCTAACCAGCAGCGTGCAGATCGGCTTTGTCGCGGGCACGCTGGCAAGCGCCTTGCTGGCACTGGCCGATCGTTTCGATCCACGGCGCTTCTTCATGGCGAGCTGCCTGATCGCCGCCGCCGCCAACGCGCTGATGCTGGTCGTGCCGCCCGATACTGGCTGGGTTCTGGTGCTGCGGTTCATTACCGGCGCGTGCATGGCGGGCGTCTATCCCGTCGGCATGAAGCTTGCCGCGAGCTGGGCCAAGGGCGATCTCGGCACCCTGGTCGGCATTATGGTCGGCGCGCTGACCCTGGGATCGGCCGCACCGCATCTGTTCAACGGGTTCGGCGGCGTCGATTGGCGTTTCACTATTGCCACGGCGTCGGTCGCCGCGGTAGCCGCGGGACTTCTCATCAGGTTCTTCCAACCGGGTCCGAACCTCGGCAAATCACCGAAGCTCGACCCCAGACTCGCGTTCAAGGCATGGACCGTGCCGTCCTTGCGCCTGGCTAACCTCGGCTACCTAGGTCACATGTGGGAACTGTATGCCATGTGGGCGTGGCTGATCGTTTTCCTGAACGCCAGCTTCGCGATCAATCCAGGCGGGTCCTCGGCATCGGGTTGGGCGAGTTTCATGACGTTCGCCACGATCGGCGTGGGTGGCGCGTTGGGGTGCCTCGCCGGCGGCGTGATTGCCGACCGCTGGGGCCGCACACTGCTGACCTCGGCAGCCATGACGCTAAGTGGCGCCTGCGCGATTGTCATCGGCTTCCTGTTCGGCGGCCCACCGGTAGTTCTGATGCTGGTCTGTACGGTGTGGGGCTTTGCCGTGGTTGCGGACTCCGCGCAGTTTTCCGCCAGTGTGGCCGAACTCGCCGAACCGGAACTGGTCGGCACCATGCTGACGGCCCAAAATTGCGGCGGTTTTCTTCTGACACTCATCACCATCCAGCTCGTGCCCTGGGTCGTCGACCTGGTCGGCTGGCAATACGCTTTCATGTTTCTGGCAATCGGTCCGGCGGCCGGCGTTATCGCCATGCTGCGGCTTAGGGCGCACCCGGACGCACGCAAGCTCGCCGGTGGCCGTCGATGA
- a CDS encoding protein-L-isoaspartate O-methyltransferase, translating into MLDFDQARENMVECQIRTNKVTDERLIEALRTVPREAFLPEALKSVAYIDEDLHLGGGRYMTEPMVLARLLQAADVGPGDAALVVGCTTGYAVALLAQLAETVVGIDDRAELVAAAEKNLSALGIDNAPVIERSLTEGYPQQAPYAIILIEGRCGEVPQAITSQLAPGGRLVTVIDDDGVGKATLIKRSGDVVSSRVLFDAQVPSLTCFARKPEFVF; encoded by the coding sequence ATGCTCGATTTCGATCAGGCACGGGAAAACATGGTGGAATGCCAGATCCGCACCAACAAGGTGACGGATGAGCGCCTGATCGAGGCTCTTAGAACCGTGCCGCGCGAAGCTTTCCTGCCGGAAGCGCTTAAGAGCGTTGCCTATATCGATGAGGATCTGCACCTGGGCGGCGGCCGCTACATGACCGAGCCGATGGTCTTGGCGCGTCTGTTGCAGGCCGCCGATGTCGGGCCGGGCGACGCCGCGCTGGTGGTCGGCTGCACGACCGGATACGCGGTCGCGCTGTTGGCGCAACTGGCCGAGACCGTTGTCGGTATCGACGATCGCGCGGAGCTTGTTGCCGCGGCGGAAAAAAACCTGTCGGCGCTGGGCATTGATAACGCGCCCGTCATCGAACGATCCCTGACCGAGGGATACCCCCAGCAGGCGCCCTATGCGATTATTCTGATCGAAGGCCGCTGTGGTGAGGTGCCGCAAGCCATCACAAGCCAGCTTGCGCCCGGCGGTCGGCTGGTGACGGTGATTGATGACGACGGTGTCGGCAAGGCGACATTGATCAAGCGCAGCGGCGACGTCGTATCAAGCCGTGTCCTGTTCGACGCACAGGTGCCATCGCTGACATGTTTCGCGCGTAAACCGGAGTTTGTTTTTTGA
- a CDS encoding carbamoyltransferase C-terminal domain-containing protein, which produces MLTLGIHPGYHDAAAALFDGYRLVAAVARERLTRRKGDGRGDVPVDCVDEVLAIAGVTRRDVDVVASTRSALPQSLYTHFRGRRAIEGRVRQALDAEKLRFLALELRRADSVNALGIIDRAALLDRYGFRDNVDLFFVNHHEAHALPALFFTDWDEALLYTADGGGDNVQYSMRGFRDGGLQTLYGGDEELLRPNRIDSLGLAYGYCTQALGWKMNRHEGKLTGLAAYGEPVCFDQMAQQFHVNQNGEITSDFGSYAEMKTFLAGLAEQFSREDLSASIQQLLEHHVLGSVRRFLTRFPARRLGLAGGIFANVRLNRLLAEETDVDEVFVFPAMGDDGLAVGACLDALRERDGFGHWLDQRYRLDDVYLGRDHGDAIDAALGSTPGVTVDPGDPIAAAVTRLTNGQAGAIYTARMEYGPRALGARTILGNPSDATINDSLNQRLARSEFMPFAPVVAEEDAGEVFEVGDLNRYACRFMTITCAVKPAWRERIPAVVHVDGTARPQVIRRDTNPLYFDILQGFKQASGLPVLINTSFNVHEEPIVDTPEQCQRALLDDRVDFVVTQKALYRLAERR; this is translated from the coding sequence ATGCTTACCCTTGGGATCCACCCCGGCTATCACGATGCAGCCGCAGCGCTGTTCGACGGCTACCGCCTGGTGGCGGCGGTCGCGCGTGAGCGGCTGACCAGGCGCAAGGGTGACGGCCGGGGCGATGTACCCGTTGACTGCGTAGACGAAGTCTTGGCGATCGCCGGCGTCACGCGGCGCGATGTCGATGTCGTCGCCAGCACCCGTTCTGCGCTGCCGCAAAGCCTCTACACGCACTTCCGCGGCCGACGCGCCATTGAAGGGCGCGTACGCCAGGCCCTGGATGCGGAGAAGCTACGCTTTCTGGCGCTCGAGCTGCGCCGCGCCGACAGCGTGAACGCGCTCGGCATCATCGATCGCGCGGCCTTGCTGGACCGCTATGGCTTTCGCGACAACGTGGACCTTTTCTTCGTCAACCACCACGAAGCTCACGCCTTGCCGGCGCTGTTCTTCACCGACTGGGACGAAGCCCTGCTCTATACGGCCGACGGCGGCGGCGACAACGTGCAGTACTCCATGCGCGGTTTCCGAGACGGCGGGCTTCAGACGCTTTATGGCGGCGACGAGGAACTGCTGCGGCCCAACCGCATCGACAGTCTGGGTTTGGCCTATGGCTACTGTACCCAGGCGCTGGGTTGGAAGATGAACCGGCACGAAGGCAAGCTGACCGGGCTCGCGGCTTATGGCGAACCCGTCTGCTTTGATCAGATGGCGCAACAATTCCACGTCAACCAGAACGGCGAGATCACCAGCGACTTCGGCAGCTATGCCGAGATGAAGACCTTCCTGGCGGGCCTTGCCGAACAGTTCAGCCGCGAAGACCTGTCGGCATCGATCCAACAGCTGTTGGAGCACCATGTTCTGGGATCGGTTCGGCGATTCCTGACGCGTTTCCCGGCCCGGCGTCTGGGCCTGGCCGGCGGAATCTTCGCCAATGTCAGGCTGAACCGGTTGCTCGCCGAAGAGACCGATGTCGATGAGGTCTTCGTCTTCCCGGCGATGGGCGATGATGGCCTGGCGGTCGGCGCCTGCCTGGATGCCCTGCGCGAACGAGACGGCTTTGGCCATTGGCTCGATCAGCGCTATCGGCTGGATGACGTCTATCTGGGGCGGGACCACGGCGACGCGATCGACGCCGCGCTGGGAAGCACGCCCGGCGTGACGGTCGATCCGGGCGATCCGATCGCCGCGGCGGTCACGCGCCTGACCAATGGTCAGGCCGGCGCCATCTATACGGCACGCATGGAGTACGGACCGCGGGCGCTCGGCGCACGCACGATCCTGGGCAACCCCAGCGATGCAACCATCAATGATAGCCTTAATCAGCGGCTGGCCAGGAGCGAGTTCATGCCGTTCGCGCCGGTCGTCGCGGAAGAGGACGCCGGCGAGGTCTTCGAAGTCGGCGACCTCAACCGCTACGCCTGCCGCTTCATGACCATCACCTGCGCGGTCAAGCCGGCCTGGCGCGAGCGCATCCCCGCCGTTGTCCATGTCGATGGCACCGCGCGGCCCCAGGTTATCAGGCGCGACACGAACCCGCTCTACTTCGACATTCTGCAAGGTTTCAAGCAGGCGAGTGGCCTGCCGGTGCTGATCAATACCTCATTCAACGTGCACGAGGAGCCGATTGTCGACACCCCGGAACAGTGCCAGCGGGCCCTGCTCGACGACCGCGTCGACTTTGTGGTCACACAAAAGGCCCTCTACCGGTTGGCAGAACGCCGTTAA
- a CDS encoding TolC family outer membrane protein — protein MNVVFRSVYAGLAAGAALVVSAVPLHAQSLEEALVQSYLSNPTLMAARAQLRSVDENIAQALGGYRPTVTATGDLTQEWTETDVTSWDSSNPNSLNLTITQPLYTGGETEASTKVAENQIYAQRQSLLSTEQTVLLDVVTVYMNVVLARAVLELNRNNESRLERQLQATQDQFRVGEVTRTDVSQAQASLATAVADRLAAEGSLASAGADYEEIIGSPPAELSNPGPLVGIPATSDQASEIAETEHPDILSAQFFELAAIDGVDVEEADLLPDVDLVGSYTRNYDVSTTIDRQDVATIMAEVTVPLYQAGVASSEIRQAKQDVYQLREQVFETRREVLADVITAWEDLITARAQISAFQESVAANEIALEGTQREAEVGERTVLDILDAEQALFESQVDLVNAQRDEVVASYAVQSAIGRLTAERLQLPVELYDVEAYYREARDSWWGWGGLEVEE, from the coding sequence ATGAACGTTGTGTTCAGAAGCGTGTATGCCGGATTGGCGGCAGGCGCGGCCTTGGTGGTAAGCGCGGTGCCATTGCATGCACAGTCTCTGGAAGAGGCGCTGGTTCAGAGCTACCTGAGCAACCCGACCTTGATGGCGGCACGTGCCCAGTTGCGTTCAGTCGACGAGAACATCGCGCAGGCACTCGGCGGATACCGACCGACCGTGACGGCCACCGGCGATCTGACACAAGAATGGACGGAAACCGACGTCACATCTTGGGACTCATCCAATCCCAACTCGCTCAACCTGACGATTACCCAACCGCTCTATACCGGCGGCGAGACCGAGGCGAGCACGAAAGTCGCTGAGAACCAGATCTACGCGCAACGGCAGTCACTGCTGTCGACGGAGCAGACAGTCCTTTTGGATGTGGTCACCGTCTACATGAATGTTGTCTTGGCGCGTGCAGTCTTGGAGCTCAACCGCAACAACGAGAGCCGCCTGGAGCGCCAGTTGCAGGCTACGCAGGACCAGTTTCGGGTTGGCGAGGTGACCCGAACGGACGTCTCGCAAGCCCAGGCCAGCCTGGCGACCGCGGTTGCCGATCGCCTGGCGGCGGAAGGCAGTTTGGCGTCCGCCGGTGCAGACTATGAAGAGATCATCGGCAGTCCACCCGCCGAACTGTCAAACCCGGGGCCGCTTGTTGGGATCCCGGCGACCAGCGACCAAGCGTCCGAAATTGCCGAGACTGAACATCCCGACATCTTGTCAGCCCAGTTTTTCGAACTCGCGGCAATCGATGGTGTCGACGTCGAGGAAGCGGATCTGTTGCCGGACGTCGATCTGGTCGGGTCTTACACACGCAACTACGACGTTAGCACCACCATCGACCGCCAGGATGTCGCGACGATCATGGCGGAGGTCACGGTGCCACTGTATCAGGCAGGCGTCGCCTCGTCGGAGATCCGCCAAGCCAAGCAGGATGTTTATCAGCTGCGCGAACAGGTGTTCGAAACGCGCCGGGAAGTTCTGGCGGACGTGATCACCGCATGGGAAGACCTGATCACGGCGCGCGCGCAGATTTCGGCGTTTCAGGAGAGCGTGGCGGCCAACGAAATCGCGTTGGAAGGCACCCAGCGCGAGGCAGAAGTCGGTGAACGAACCGTCCTGGACATCCTGGATGCCGAGCAGGCCTTGTTCGAGAGCCAGGTTGACCTGGTGAACGCCCAGCGCGACGAAGTGGTCGCGAGCTATGCCGTTCAATCGGCTATCGGCCGTCTAACCGCCGAGCGTCTACAGCTTCCGGTAGAATTGTATGATGTTGAAGCGTACTATCGCGAGGCGCGTGACTCATGGTGGGGCTGGGGTGGCCTTGAGGTTGAGGAGTGA
- a CDS encoding NAD(P)/FAD-dependent oxidoreductase, with product MTTDYDLVVVGGSFAGLICARTAAMRGLKVAVIDRRREPGAAVHTTGILVKEAAEEIDLPPDVVRRIHGVRLYGPSLASIDLAEPGYYFLATDTARLLRWLALDTAMAGAKLCYGTSYRGACYEEDGLRLRGIDITTRYLVGADGARSAVARTFGLGLNNQFLQGIEAHVPLDGGMAPNLLHCVLNRQLAPGYIAWAVPGVETLQVGLAAARGVKPDLEAALAMMNQIGGIDTSQVFERRAGLIPCGGPVRPFATDRVLLVGDAAGLVSPLTGGGIYNAFRFGRRAAQAVSDHLLDHGPEPSRVLAGEYPGYGAKLMMRRAMDHVVGDRLVDMMLKTPWFAEAARQIYFRPRGLLRGVKLAPAFRPSTVSRAMR from the coding sequence ATGACGACGGATTACGATCTGGTCGTGGTCGGCGGCAGTTTCGCCGGCCTGATTTGCGCGCGCACGGCGGCCATGCGCGGCCTGAAGGTCGCCGTCATCGACCGCCGCCGCGAACCCGGCGCTGCGGTCCACACCACCGGCATTCTGGTCAAGGAAGCCGCTGAGGAGATCGATCTCCCACCCGATGTGGTGCGGCGCATCCACGGCGTTCGCCTCTATGGTCCGTCACTCGCTTCCATCGATCTGGCCGAGCCCGGCTATTACTTCCTGGCGACCGACACAGCGCGTCTGTTGCGCTGGCTGGCGCTGGATACGGCCATGGCCGGCGCCAAGCTGTGCTACGGCACGTCCTACCGCGGTGCCTGTTACGAAGAGGACGGTCTTCGCCTGCGCGGTATCGATATCACGACCCGCTATCTGGTCGGTGCCGATGGCGCGCGATCGGCTGTCGCACGCACTTTCGGATTGGGCCTGAACAATCAGTTTCTGCAAGGCATCGAAGCGCATGTTCCGCTCGACGGCGGTATGGCGCCCAATCTGTTGCATTGCGTGCTCAACCGGCAACTGGCGCCGGGCTACATCGCCTGGGCGGTGCCCGGTGTCGAAACGCTTCAGGTCGGTTTGGCCGCGGCACGTGGGGTCAAACCGGATCTCGAGGCGGCGCTCGCCATGATGAACCAGATCGGCGGCATCGATACGTCGCAGGTGTTCGAACGGCGCGCCGGCCTCATCCCATGCGGCGGTCCGGTCCGCCCGTTCGCCACCGACCGTGTCCTGCTGGTCGGCGACGCGGCCGGTCTGGTCTCGCCGTTGACCGGCGGCGGTATCTATAACGCCTTCCGCTTTGGGCGCCGCGCCGCGCAAGCGGTCAGCGACCATCTTCTCGATCATGGACCTGAACCCAGCCGGGTCCTTGCCGGCGAGTATCCGGGCTACGGCGCCAAACTCATGATGCGCCGCGCGATGGATCACGTGGTCGGCGACCGTCTCGTCGACATGATGTTGAAGACGCCGTGGTTCGCCGAGGCGGCGCGGCAGATCTACTTTCGCCCCAGAGGCCTGTTGCGCGGCGTCAAGCTGGCGCCCGCGTTTCGCCCTTCAACGGTATCGCGCGCGATGCGTTAG
- a CDS encoding DUF2497 domain-containing protein, whose protein sequence is MEDILASIRRIIVDDDDKAAARGDTPAAAAANDSDDDDVLELTEVVSDEPAGEAVGSDANASDSDDDDSDDGDVLVLETKLDDEAEDALAIPSDVDETQENEETADGGADTTMAQSPDKSDDRLMSQSAATSAASALSNLVQASDPDPMRDVPKGRPVEDLAMELLKPMLREWLDEHLPAIVERIVEREVRYLSRRPADD, encoded by the coding sequence ATGGAGGACATCCTGGCCTCGATCCGTCGGATTATCGTTGATGACGACGACAAGGCCGCGGCGCGCGGGGATACTCCCGCTGCGGCTGCCGCCAACGATTCCGACGATGACGACGTTTTGGAACTGACCGAGGTGGTCAGTGATGAACCCGCCGGTGAAGCTGTCGGGTCGGATGCGAATGCGTCGGATAGTGATGACGATGACTCCGACGACGGCGATGTTCTGGTACTTGAGACCAAGCTGGACGACGAGGCCGAGGATGCCTTGGCCATCCCGTCAGACGTAGACGAGACCCAGGAAAACGAGGAGACCGCCGACGGCGGAGCAGACACAACCATGGCACAATCACCCGATAAATCCGACGACCGCCTGATGTCGCAATCCGCCGCCACGTCGGCCGCTTCCGCGCTGTCGAACCTGGTCCAGGCGTCCGATCCCGATCCCATGCGCGACGTGCCGAAGGGCAGGCCGGTCGAAGACCTGGCCATGGAGCTGTTGAAGCCGATGCTGCGCGAGTGGCTGGACGAGCATCTGCCGGCGATTGTCGAGCGGATCGTCGAGCGCGAGGTACGGTACCTGTCGCGGCGGCCTGCGGACGACTGA
- a CDS encoding MFS transporter, translated as MGNVLEWYDFGCFGFFAVIIGRHFFPSDDPFTSLLSAFGAFAAGYLARPIGALALGHIGDKLGRKTAMTLVISVMGAATVGIGLLPGYDTIGVAAPIALVLLRLLQGFAVAGEYSTSTVFLIEHAPVERRGYVSSWSTFGQFVGLILGSGVGALVSSLLTEAQVDAWGWRVPFLLSVIITGLGFYYRAGITESPAMEDSEAQHGSPVVEAVRTEWKTIFIYLCMIVMTGVGWFVAYVYAVNDLTSRMHVSTAKALDINTLALFGILVVTPFAGLLSDKIGRKPLAIFAAVGTGVLALPLWWLIHHENSIYIIIGQLTFAVLFAVGWAVYAVMMVEILSPRVRCTVISIGNGIAYGVFGGLTPLIATYLVERTSDDYAPVYLLMVMALISFVATLTVPETLKRVRGRQSETP; from the coding sequence TTGGGAAACGTGCTCGAGTGGTATGATTTCGGCTGTTTCGGGTTTTTCGCCGTCATCATCGGACGCCACTTCTTCCCGTCCGATGATCCCTTCACCTCACTTCTATCGGCGTTCGGTGCGTTTGCCGCCGGTTATCTCGCGCGCCCGATCGGCGCGCTGGCGCTCGGCCATATCGGCGACAAGCTGGGACGCAAGACGGCGATGACCCTAGTCATCTCGGTCATGGGTGCGGCGACCGTCGGCATCGGTCTGTTGCCTGGCTACGACACGATCGGCGTGGCGGCGCCGATTGCTCTTGTCCTGCTGCGTTTGCTTCAGGGCTTCGCGGTCGCCGGCGAGTACTCGACCTCAACGGTGTTCCTGATCGAGCATGCGCCTGTCGAACGCCGGGGTTACGTCTCCAGTTGGTCGACCTTCGGCCAGTTCGTTGGTTTGATTTTGGGATCGGGGGTCGGCGCGCTCGTCAGCTCCTTGCTGACGGAGGCCCAGGTCGATGCCTGGGGCTGGCGTGTGCCGTTCCTGCTCAGCGTCATCATCACCGGTCTGGGCTTTTACTACCGCGCCGGCATCACAGAATCGCCAGCCATGGAAGATAGCGAGGCTCAGCACGGCTCGCCCGTTGTTGAGGCCGTGCGGACCGAGTGGAAGACGATCTTCATCTACCTGTGCATGATCGTCATGACCGGTGTCGGTTGGTTTGTCGCCTATGTCTACGCGGTCAACGATCTGACGTCGCGCATGCACGTCTCGACCGCCAAGGCCTTGGACATCAACACGCTCGCGCTGTTTGGCATTCTGGTCGTCACCCCGTTTGCCGGCTTGCTTTCCGACAAGATCGGCCGCAAGCCGTTGGCGATCTTCGCGGCCGTCGGCACGGGCGTGCTCGCTCTGCCGCTTTGGTGGCTGATCCACCACGAAAACTCGATCTACATCATCATCGGACAACTCACCTTCGCCGTCCTGTTCGCGGTCGGCTGGGCGGTCTATGCGGTGATGATGGTCGAAATCTTGTCGCCGCGTGTGCGCTGCACGGTGATCAGCATCGGCAACGGCATTGCCTATGGTGTCTTCGGCGGGTTGACGCCGCTGATCGCGACCTATCTGGTCGAGCGGACCAGTGACGATTACGCGCCGGTCTACCTTCTGATGGTGATGGCCCTGATCTCTTTCGTCGCCACCTTGACCGTGCCGGAAACCCTGAAGCGGGTGCGCGGCAGGCAAAGCGAAACGCCCTAG